The following proteins are co-located in the Oncorhynchus clarkii lewisi isolate Uvic-CL-2024 unplaced genomic scaffold, UVic_Ocla_1.0 unplaced_contig_7924_pilon_pilon, whole genome shotgun sequence genome:
- the LOC139403158 gene encoding CD209 antigen-like yields the protein MSEGVYENSNGFKDDEPDAMKNTDMDGQLYANLRAFKPSPRDGVVASVHVQWWKRPSGVAAVCLGLLCVLLLAGIIGLAVYYGVSSHRNSTERDLLQASYSLLTNERDQLQTSYNNMTEEKYHLQTSYNSISEERDQLQTSYSLLTNKRDQLQTSYNKMTEEKDQLQTSYNSMTEERDQLQTSYSLLTNKRDQLQTSYNKMTEEKDQLQTSYNNLTEERDQLQTRVKLSEEPCLAEWWKFGTSCYYVSSTMNTAGAGQRECRTMGGELVVINSREEQIFINGFKKNVWIGIYKKDEIWQWVDRTPFTTTYWMEGEPNNLNDKAACVEISQTATDPLKSWRDGPCVPKHWVCEKPITP from the exons ATGTCAGAGGGAGTCTATGaaaattcaaatggatttaaagACGATGAGCCTGATGCAATGAAGAACACAGACATGGATGGTCAATTATATGCCAACTTAAGAGCCTTCAAACCCAGTCCAAGAGATGGAGTTGTTGCTTCAG TACATGTTCAGTGGTGGAAGAGACCCTCTGGAgttgctgcagtgtgtctggggctgctgtgtgttctcctattggctgggatcataggcctgGCTGTCTACT ATGGAGTCAGTAGTCATCGCAACTCAACAGAGCGAGACCTGCTACAGGCCAGTTACAGCCTTCTGACTAATGAGAGAGACCAGCtgcagaccagttacaacaacatgACTGAAGAAAAATACCacctacagaccagttacaacagcattagtgaagagagagaccagctacagaccagttacagccTTCTGACTAACAAGAGAGACCAGCtgcagaccagttacaacaaaaTGACTGAAGaaaaagaccagctacagaccagttacaacagcatgactgaagagagagaccagctacagaccagttacagccTTCTGACTAACAAGAGAGACCAGCtgcagaccagttacaacaaaaTGACTGAAGaaaaagaccagctacagaccagttacaacaacctgactgaagagagagaccagctacagaccagggtTAAGTTATCTG AGGAACCCTGTCTAGCTGAATGGTGGAAGTTTGGCACCAGCTGTTATTATGTCTCCTCCACGATGAACACAGCTGGGGCCGGTCAGAGGGAGTGCAGAACAATGGGAGGAGAGTTGGTTGTTATAAACAGCAGAGAAGAACAG ATATTCATTAACGGATTTAAGAAGAATGTCTGGATTGGTATTTATAAAAAAGACGAAATCTGGCAGTGGGTTGACAGAACACCATTTACAACTAC GTATTGGATGGAAGGGGAACCTAATAACTTGAATGACAAGGCGGCTTGTGTTGAGATCTCACAGACAGCAACAGACCCATTGAAGAGTTGGAGGGACGGACCATGTGTTCCAAAACACTGGGTCTGTGAGAAACCAATCACACCATAA